The Romeriopsis navalis LEGE 11480 genome has a segment encoding these proteins:
- a CDS encoding efflux RND transporter periplasmic adaptor subunit: MSDGSEISNSSDTKSQFRLVSSLIGFGVFALLSSSIWLAVRHFGNRAMAGTEQGDSMAGMDHSKMSHDEMMTVQGAFNAVPVQVETVQPRLLKQAVKYTGTVYPYTEVTVYPRIAGQLRNYGIYPGDRVRKGQLLAQLDASERRTQLMEAQSETEVMQKMVTANEMQIQEQAREISRMKAELDYIQLKAKRFKSLVAGGAISQNDYDVVSSEVSAKEAAISGAKIKLVRMQAEIRRDRAKVGQSQAKADTAIVLEGYTDIIAPVTGIVQARMADPGVVVRPGMGILKIGDYSRVRLRANIAQADAMGIMRGTRVMATVPGTKMTPIRGEVSSIFPDANPQTRTITVEAIVNNPGERLLAGQFLEMQVIKDSNPAAISVPQLALHTFQGKPAIWIVQGSGDAAMATRRVVKRGVSSGDRVEIITGLKAGEQVITSGFSRLLEGKKVAMVDTADKSVASLNQVDQGNVVIELVSPTAQEQVKAGAAELTLQVLDKQSKSPIPVKQLDVDVTMPMKNMAPMTTMVDVKALPKPGQFRVKTHFGMKGDWIIKTQIKTSEHSGRKQFTLTAR, translated from the coding sequence ATGTCTGATGGATCTGAGATTTCAAATTCATCAGACACAAAATCTCAATTTCGGCTTGTCTCTAGTCTGATTGGATTTGGTGTCTTTGCGTTGCTATCCAGCAGTATATGGTTGGCCGTGCGGCACTTCGGCAATCGTGCGATGGCTGGGACTGAGCAAGGCGACTCAATGGCTGGAATGGATCACAGCAAAATGTCTCACGATGAGATGATGACTGTGCAGGGTGCATTTAATGCTGTTCCTGTGCAAGTTGAGACGGTCCAGCCACGTTTACTCAAACAAGCGGTTAAATATACGGGTACGGTTTATCCCTACACCGAAGTAACGGTCTATCCAAGGATTGCCGGGCAGTTGCGCAATTATGGCATCTACCCTGGCGATCGTGTGCGTAAAGGCCAACTCCTTGCTCAGCTTGATGCTTCTGAACGTCGGACCCAATTGATGGAGGCACAGTCCGAGACGGAAGTCATGCAAAAAATGGTGACTGCGAATGAAATGCAGATTCAGGAGCAGGCCCGCGAGATTAGCCGGATGAAAGCTGAACTTGATTATATTCAGCTCAAGGCAAAACGCTTCAAAAGTTTAGTGGCTGGTGGTGCGATTTCGCAGAATGACTATGACGTCGTGTCATCTGAAGTATCAGCCAAAGAAGCTGCGATTTCGGGAGCTAAAATTAAGCTCGTGCGGATGCAGGCAGAAATTCGCCGCGATCGTGCCAAAGTTGGCCAGTCACAAGCTAAAGCTGATACAGCTATTGTGTTAGAAGGTTATACCGATATTATTGCGCCAGTGACTGGCATTGTGCAGGCACGGATGGCTGATCCTGGTGTTGTTGTCCGACCGGGCATGGGGATTCTTAAAATTGGTGACTATAGTCGTGTGCGATTACGGGCGAACATTGCCCAGGCTGATGCTATGGGAATCATGCGGGGGACCCGTGTTATGGCAACGGTTCCTGGAACAAAAATGACACCAATTCGGGGAGAAGTGAGCAGTATTTTTCCCGATGCTAACCCCCAAACTCGAACCATCACGGTTGAAGCAATTGTGAACAATCCTGGTGAGCGTTTACTGGCAGGCCAATTTCTGGAAATGCAGGTCATCAAGGATAGTAATCCAGCCGCTATTTCTGTACCACAATTGGCATTACACACGTTTCAGGGGAAACCGGCAATTTGGATTGTACAGGGTAGTGGTGATGCTGCAATGGCAACTCGCCGAGTGGTGAAGCGCGGTGTCAGCAGTGGTGATCGCGTTGAAATTATAACTGGGTTGAAAGCGGGAGAACAAGTCATCACAAGTGGTTTTTCTCGCTTACTTGAAGGTAAGAAAGTGGCCATGGTTGATACTGCCGATAAATCAGTTGCTTCTCTAAATCAAGTTGATCAGGGAAATGTGGTGATTGAGCTGGTAAGTCCGACAGCTCAGGAGCAGGTGAAAGCTGGAGCTGCTGAACTGACTTTGCAGGTACTTGATAAACAATCGAAATCGCCAATTCCTGTGAAACAGCTAGATGTAGATGTGACCATGCCAATGAAAAATATGGCTCCGATGACAACGATGGTTGATGTGAAAGCATTGCCAAAGCCCGGTCAATTCCGGGTAAAAACTCACTTTGGCATGAAAGGTGACTGGATTATCAAAACTCAAATCAAAACATCTGAACACAGTGGTCGGAAGCAGTTTACGCTGACTGCTCGTTAG
- a CDS encoding class I SAM-dependent methyltransferase, with product MLAQHSEIIIQCPVCQAESKRLFQKEYYWIRQCNFCKHQFLEDAVNAKHVETVYGDEYFNEGGTGYPGYLREADLIRAHGRRYANLLSKYMTPGKVLDIGSAAGFILQGLVQSGWQGVGIEPNESMATYGREKLGLDIRIGSFEQIEPESRFDLVNMVQVIPHFWDLQQALETAARVTKPGGYWLIETWNHNSRLAKLFGKNWHEYSPPSVLRWFSYRDLDLLAEHHGFQKIARGQPQKWISGAHIKSLVGHKLDTIRWFKHFKIFLNIIPDNLRLPYPSEDLFWVLYQKI from the coding sequence ATGCTTGCTCAACACAGTGAAATTATTATTCAGTGCCCAGTTTGCCAAGCAGAATCAAAACGCTTGTTTCAGAAAGAATATTATTGGATTCGACAATGTAATTTCTGTAAGCACCAATTTTTGGAGGATGCCGTCAATGCTAAACATGTTGAAACAGTATATGGAGACGAATACTTTAATGAGGGTGGTACAGGATACCCTGGCTATCTACGAGAAGCAGATCTTATTCGAGCCCATGGTCGTCGCTATGCAAATCTGCTGAGCAAATATATGACGCCAGGAAAAGTCCTCGATATTGGCAGTGCTGCTGGGTTTATTTTGCAAGGGTTAGTTCAGTCTGGATGGCAAGGTGTTGGCATTGAGCCAAATGAATCGATGGCGACTTATGGACGAGAGAAACTAGGGTTAGATATACGAATTGGTTCATTTGAGCAGATTGAGCCCGAATCTCGGTTTGACCTAGTGAATATGGTACAAGTTATTCCTCATTTCTGGGATCTACAGCAAGCATTAGAAACAGCAGCAAGAGTCACTAAACCTGGCGGTTACTGGTTAATCGAAACCTGGAATCACAATAGCCGTTTGGCTAAGCTCTTCGGCAAAAATTGGCATGAATATAGCCCACCTAGTGTACTACGTTGGTTTTCATATCGCGATCTTGACCTTTTAGCAGAGCATCATGGCTTTCAAAAAATTGCGCGCGGTCAACCTCAAAAGTGGATTAGCGGTGCTCATATTAAGTCATTAGTTGGACATAAGCTCGATACCATAAGGTGGTTCAAGCATTTCAAAATTTTCCTGAACATCATTCCCGATAATCTCAGACTACCCTATCCTTCAGAAGACTTATTTTGGGTCTTGTATCAAAAAATCTGA
- a CDS encoding 4Fe-4S binding protein, protein MLNAITDRRLNQVRWLFVAGWLMLIICLFNDAVSHWLTSAENHFSPWRIVNDHCVPVQHQCLANHPYHLAIPIFWGYVVPGVILILLVCGHEVWRRICPLAFISQLPSRFGWQRQQQVGKSSKRAPVKVAQQSWLGRNYLYLQFALLYVGICARLLLINAEAIALGLWLMGTMLAAVIVGYLYAGKSWCQYFCPMAPVQRVFSQPTGILTSKAHAELYIPVTQSTCRTIDVSGNDKKACVGCQRLCMDIDAEKNYWASIEQPAYRLIYYGYIGLIIGFFSYHYVYAGNWEYFFSGIWARQTNQINELMSPGFYLSGRTIVLPKLLVVPAYIGIWIGCTYWFGYLLEQMYSRFAQRLQRAWSKIHLLHHLYSLTTFAAFNIFFFFVGKSWGVGLPVWGQSGLTAALIILSILWLYRMTRRSPERYSREQLAKQFRVQLAKRDLYLPKSWWQRQTEDLNVREVATLIQAIPGYGPEQSQLIYQQLLDEILAEMDGTITARIKLAQLRVLRNAMLAMMSAQIQFRPIQDDTAPQRLISDGQKYRGQRDDSKLLGIDTSGWHQAAICPPEVWIEL, encoded by the coding sequence ATGTTGAATGCTATTACCGATCGTCGTCTAAATCAGGTGCGATGGTTGTTTGTTGCTGGTTGGCTAATGCTCATAATTTGTCTGTTCAATGATGCGGTCTCTCACTGGTTGACCAGTGCTGAAAATCACTTTAGTCCATGGCGCATTGTGAACGATCACTGTGTGCCTGTACAGCATCAATGCTTAGCCAATCATCCCTACCATTTAGCAATTCCGATCTTTTGGGGGTATGTGGTACCGGGGGTGATATTGATACTGCTCGTGTGTGGCCATGAGGTTTGGCGTCGGATTTGCCCTCTAGCATTTATTTCTCAGCTACCGAGTCGGTTTGGATGGCAGCGACAACAGCAAGTTGGAAAATCCAGCAAGCGAGCGCCCGTGAAAGTTGCTCAACAATCTTGGCTAGGACGCAATTATCTCTACCTCCAGTTTGCGCTGCTATATGTTGGTATCTGTGCACGTTTGCTATTGATTAATGCAGAAGCAATTGCATTAGGTCTATGGCTAATGGGCACTATGTTAGCGGCGGTCATTGTGGGCTACTTATATGCAGGTAAATCATGGTGCCAATACTTTTGTCCAATGGCACCCGTACAGAGAGTTTTCTCCCAACCCACTGGTATCCTGACCAGTAAAGCCCATGCTGAATTGTACATTCCTGTCACACAATCTACTTGCCGTACCATCGATGTATCAGGCAATGATAAGAAGGCTTGTGTAGGCTGTCAGCGATTATGTATGGATATTGATGCAGAAAAGAACTACTGGGCATCGATCGAACAACCAGCTTATCGACTGATTTACTATGGCTACATTGGGCTGATTATCGGATTTTTTAGTTATCACTACGTTTATGCTGGCAATTGGGAATATTTCTTTTCTGGAATTTGGGCACGCCAGACTAACCAAATCAATGAATTAATGAGTCCAGGATTTTATCTTTCTGGTCGTACTATTGTATTACCAAAACTGCTGGTTGTACCCGCTTACATTGGTATATGGATTGGCTGTACCTACTGGTTCGGCTATCTGCTAGAGCAAATGTATTCTCGATTTGCGCAACGACTACAGCGTGCTTGGTCAAAAATCCATCTACTCCATCATCTCTATAGCCTTACCACTTTTGCTGCCTTCAATATTTTCTTTTTCTTCGTTGGTAAGTCTTGGGGTGTGGGATTACCTGTCTGGGGTCAGTCAGGTCTGACAGCAGCATTAATTATTTTGAGTATTTTGTGGCTCTACCGTATGACTCGGCGTAGCCCTGAACGCTACAGTCGAGAACAACTGGCAAAACAATTTCGTGTGCAACTGGCTAAACGCGATTTATATTTACCCAAATCTTGGTGGCAACGGCAGACTGAAGATTTAAATGTGCGTGAGGTAGCAACATTGATTCAGGCAATTCCGGGATATGGGCCAGAGCAAAGCCAGCTAATTTATCAGCAGCTATTAGATGAAATCTTAGCGGAAATGGATGGGACGATTACAGCCCGGATTAAGCTAGCGCAACTGAGAGTCCTACGCAATGCAATGTTAGCGATGATGTCAGCACAAATTCAGTTTCGACCGATCCAGGATGATACTGCACCACAGCGGTTAATATCCGATGGGCAAAAGTATCGGGGCCAACGTGACGACTCAAAGCTGTTGGGTATCGATACGTCTGGCTGGCATCAAGCAGCAATTTGTCCGCCAGAAGTATGGATTGAGCTATGA